Below is a window of Neodiprion virginianus isolate iyNeoVirg1 chromosome 4, iyNeoVirg1.1, whole genome shotgun sequence DNA.
cCGTAACAGTGCTTTGCTCGTAGTTCGACGCTACAACCATAGAATTTTGTGGGTAATGAAccgtattttccaaaattagtTTCCCACTAGACACAGTCGGAACCATGCTGCCAGTAATTTTCTTCGAATCCTTACTGTAAGGCATGTAAGTCTGAGTAGTTGAGTGTTTATCTTGGAACATCACTGCATTCGAATTACCCTGAACTGTTTGATTTTGCGGATTGACCACGTTGTTATCTTtggtgaatgaaaaattttgtccaAAGTTTTCTGTCTCAACTTTTTTTGTGTGATAGGTCTCGTGTCTGTGATCTTGATTTTGTTGTTTCGATCGTAGAGAGTCGCTCAAGTTTTGAGTTTGATCTGTGCTCGTAGCAACATGCGATTCTTTGTTATGAACAGGGTAATTTATGTGCAGATTTTGAGAGGACGTATGATTTTTAGGCATAACGTGACACTGCGTCAACGTTTGCGAAACATTTGTAATTCCGCACACATTACCCAGCGAATTCTGGGGTGTTTTATGAACGGAACTGGTAAACGTTGGCGGAGTATATTGGGGTAGTTCCATATTCCTACTCAGATTGGTATAATTTGGTATGAAATTTTGCGTCGCCGTATATTGCGGACGTAAATCGTATTTTGACCGAGAAACAGGAATCGAGGTATGAGATTCCGCAGGCACTTGAAATCTCGAATTAATTCCTTCGGCCAAATTAGTCGAAGAATCCGACACAGAACTAGCGCTAGCTACAACAGGTACAATGATATTTTGTGTATTCTTTGTCACAGATCTATTATGGTGAACGACAGGGGAAGATTGAATTTGAGCAGGTGCGCAAGTTGTTATCGCCGATGCAGCACTGTAGGAAACTGTCGTTGAAGTCGGGGATGTATATGCAAAGGTGTTATTCATCTCGACAGGAGTTGTTAAAGATAACGGTATCGATGTCTGGACGATTTTATACTGCTCCTTAACATTCTCGGTGCGTATAATTTTCGGCATTGACTTTGGCAGCTCAACTTCCATCGATTGAGGCGTTCTCTTATCATGCGTCTCCAAATTTCCGCCAAGATTCTGACTCTCTTTAACATCAGGTTGTTCATTAGTAATTTTTGACGAATTCCCCACCTCCTTGTTATTCTCAGTCATCGACTTTTGCATGGTGCTTGTTGCCTGCTGAGATACGACATGCGAACTCACAATTTTCTTCTCACCCTCTATGACTTCATGTTGTGCATTAGTTGCGCCTTCTTTCAACACAATAGCCGCACTCGTCTTGAGCTTGAAGCTATTAGGCTCCATGGCACCGATTTGCAAAAGCATCGGTGGTGTCTGACTACGATCTTTAAAgtcttctttcatttcttcttcCAGCACTTCAGTCTTTCCGTTTAGACTCGAAACGAGAGGAAAAGCCATCAGAAATGCCGCAGTTGGAGATATAGATTCTGGATGATGAGAACTTGATGGAACTTGCAATGACGCGAATATGTCGTTAGACAAGTCCGAGTGCAGCGCTTCCGTTCTACTGATTGGAATGAAACTATTGTCAGCACTGTATGACAGGGATTTTAGTCCCTCGTCTTTAGCAAAACTACCAATTTTATTTGCTTGCAAGTTGTCGTCCTCGTTTAACAGAGCTGCGTTGATGGACTTGGGAATTGAATTTGCTTCTGGTTTCAAGGTCGTCGTAGTGTTGGTATCAAGATTCAATATAATTTTGCTAGCTTCTAGAGTCGGGATGCTTTCAACCATATCTGGTCTCTTAACATTCGCTTGAAGTAGACTATCGAATCTGGTACCAAGATTGCAGACAGACTTCACATTTTCAGAAactgtttcttctttttcagcTCCTTTCCTTTCACTCCCTTCGCATCCAGTTGATGATATCGCGACAGCGGATCCAGACGCCCCTACATTTGTTGGCGATACTTCGAGCTTTTCATTCCTCGTCGCAGAAGAATCTGTAGATACCGTCATTCCTTCAGAGAATCTGGTCGCCGCTATAACATCGTTCAAACTGGGCATCGGGCAATTCCGGGTTGAAATTTGCGCTTCTCCTAAGCTTGCAGCATTCAATGAATCTGTTGATTTTATGATTGCACTATCAGCTTCTTTCAAAGCGGTTAACGAGCCTGAATTTGAGCAGGCTGATAAAACGCTGGGTTCAGCTGTTTCTAAAGTACTGGAATTTTCATTGGTGGAAGACAATGGGAGATATTCATGTTTACTAGAATTATTCGGTGATTCGCTATTTGTATTTAAATTAGATTTATTAGTGTGGATTTCAAATGTAGGCGTGTCATCTTTTGCAAGTCCATCGGTCATTTCAGTGCCTATTTTTTGTACAACATGTTGAAGACTCTCAATAGATTCACAAGTAGAAACTGAGTTGTTCACTTGTGAATTCTTAGTTTGCATGTTATTTTCGTCTTGGCTCATATCGTCGGAACCATCTACGCTTTTTAATTTCTTACTATCAGGCTCATCTTGGTTCGTAGATTTCGTATTCAAAATACGTTTCAACGGAATTGATCCAGACAATTCTTTGTTGGTGTTAGTAGAATTGTGATTTTTCGTATTCGCCTTCGAAGTTTCCTCAACGTTAACGGATTTACTAGAACTTTGCTGGTTTTTAGCACCCTTGGCAGCATTTTTGATCTTCGTTTTCGCTTCTGCATCTTTCCGATTTACGACATCCTTAGATCTGTCTGATTTCTCTTTGTGAACGGCTGGAATAGGAACCTTATAAGTCATCGTTGTTTTCGTAATTTCTTTGCCCTTGGGTAAAATGCTTTTTCTTCCACTGATTTTCGTTGCATGAATTATGCTCTTAACGTTCGAAACCCAATCTTGGGAACTAACGATGATGTTGGTTTGAATGCTGGGAACAGGATTCAACGTAACTTTTTGAACGGCATTGATAAGAGTCTGATTACACACAGGAATGACTGAATTATGAGCAGGATTTGGTAGATGTTGCATAACGATCATTTGATTTGGTTGCGCATTGCTCAAAATAATCGGATTCGTCGATTGCGATTGACCGTTGACAATTATGTTTGATGCCAGTGGAGTTATGGGTGTTACAACCGGCATTATTTTTCCGCGAGACAGTATGAGCGTTCCAGAAGTTATGTTCGCTACAGGTTGATTGATAATTTTGTTCTGCTGGTTCGTcttggtttttcttttcaccgttTTGTGTGAACCTACTTTTTTTGCTCCTGTAACAGATAAAAACTACTGCTACACCatatacaaaattttgtccCTAATATGAAAGCATGATTTAAACAAACTATACTTACCAGAATTATTGTTACGACGCTTCGGAGGAGTATTATTAGCCTCTGTACTCTGACCTAATGAGAGACGAATAGAGTAAAAAAGAATGATTGGGCAAgtctgaaaattattcaatgtaATGTTCTTTTTAATAAtcttaaaaattcattttttttttataatccgCCTTTACATCCGTCCCGTGAATCACAGTCTGACCAAGCGATAATATATCAGGTGATTGGACATTGATATGTAGAATCAACTCCCGTAATTCTCTCATCATCGTCATACCTACTCACTTGAACTGGTGGTGGCAGGAACGTTCGTTTTTGGTCCCCCATCTGGAGCGTCACTGTCCACCTCATCATCGGCCCGTTTACTATCCTTGTTAGAGGTATTCAAACGATTCTCTTGATCCTCAATTTTATGATCAGTATTTTTTGATGCCGCATTATCGTTTGATGCAATTTTCGACTTTGACTGGGATGAAACGATAGATTTCCGTTTAGAAGGCACTTTGTTTCtggcaattttttctttctttttcttggaGCGTTTTTCTGTAAGAAAAACGACAAACAGAGATCAAAaatatcttcaattttcattctgaAATTCACGACAAATGTAGTAAAAGATTACTCACTTTCTTCTACCCTTGGAAAAAGTTTCTCAATGTCCTCGGCACCAATTCTGTTCACCCATTTGAACGCCGATACCTTTTCGATGGCCGGCTCAGCTGGAATAGATATCCCAGCCTCTTTCAGCAACGTGGAAAGCAGTTGGGTGCGTGAAAATAGTTGAGTGACAAGTTTTTTCAGACGCACGAGCTCCTCTTCTACGAGAAAGTAAACAAGAACAAATTAAAGAGATGAGAAGACCCAAAGCTATAACCGTCGACTCACTGTGTACGTCCGAGGCATGAGCGTGAAACAATTCCTCCATCCGCCCATGAAGTTCTTTTATATATTTTGCCGCGTGAGTTAGAATATCGACTTTGTTCCGTTTCCTGCCATCCTGATGAGGCGGCAAAAGATCGCCAAGTGTTTTGAAGTAAGTGTTCATACGCTCTCTCCTGTCCCTCTCCCATGTTCTCGCCTTGCTGATTTTGCCGATGAtgcgtatgaaaaaaaatgacaccAATAATGCTCAATTACCGTTTGTGAATCGAGTGAATGATACCGTTGAAAATTTGTGGTGGGcgaatttttaacgaaagtTTCCAACTTGCATAAAGTTCGTAATTATCCAGCCGAAGAATTGATGCCAAAGTGTTTTGAGGTTAGGCGAATAGTAAATACAACTTACGTGTTCTCCTTTCTTGGCATAATTCAACTACCTCGCTATCATTATATCTACCAATCAACCTTCACCgtttaaaatatcatttctatcgattattttttggCGAGACATTGTTCCGGGGCTGGTTTGGGTTGATCATGTCGCATGTATTGACATTTTCTTCCGTTTCTTTTCTGCTCCTCTCGATATGCCGGGATCTACCTTACCGACTTTATTCTCGGATTGCATTAATCGAGGTGTCGAGCAATGGCGCTGAAACTgttaattcaaatttcagcTTGACTGGTGCTGCTCCTTAACAATGAATAACGAACTAacattctttttaaattaaaccTGCGATATTCGAGTTATATAACGCGTTGGACATTGTCCGGTGAGACTAAAAGAACGTGATTCGAGTCTTTACGCGAATCGTTGAACCTTGCAACATATTCATAACAACGTTTAGTGAAAATTGAGCAATTCAAATTAGAATTCAAACGAGTACAATATTACTATACtgcgataattatttattcctaCTCTTCgttgaatcaaattttcttcccAAACTCCGTGTCAACGGATCAATTTTCGAATGGAAAATTCAACGGCCTTAACAAACCGTGTTCTTCAATTTACCGAGAATCACTGTTAAATTGGATAAATGCAAGCATCCAATTATACAGATTGGTTGAGATAAATTCTTCCTCGTTCAATTATAGTACATGGCATATgctacaatgttgcacatcGACGACTTCGCTTTCTGCACACAGTCAACGGCAAACTAttccatttctctctctctctcactcgctctctctctctctctctctctctctttttacaTCTCATGCGATAAACAACATGCGGAAGTTTGCGAATGCAGCTGTATTAAAAACAAAGCGATTAATCGTGTATGCGAAACGCATATAATCGAGATGGTGAATCACAAATACAATTGCAATTACATGCGTTGTACAAGTACAAAGAAGCTGATACTTTGCAAGTCCGAATgagaaaacataaaaataaaaaaacggcgGCATAAATATTCATCAACAAATATTACGCGCAAAATACAGAAATATTATCCGTGCCTAAAACTGTTAATATATTGAATATACACAATCTCGTAGCCGTATACCGatattgcaaaataaaaaacaaatcacaTTGTCAGCGTTCCACAAGCAGTAATAATAAACTTCTTCGATACGATACTAACGCGGTTTatccatttttaatttttatttttttgctctctCTTTAGTAATTCTCGTTCTTGTTTCAGCTTTTTTCGCACATCGCGCACCGCATGCGATAAATTCGTCCGACGGAGGGAATAACGGGAATGCGAATATCATATATACGgcttatatatatgtatatatataagataTAATGTACGTATTCGTGTATAAAAGCTAAGAGCAATTAATCAAACGTTGTGAAATTGCAGGCACAACGTGCGCATACATATTCTACATTATTGTTGTACAGTTATGCATAATTGTGACAAAAACGTAGTCGTGTGtgttataataaattaatttagaCGAGGAACGCGTTTCAGAATTTgctaaaaaatcaatttcgcCTCGTTGTTCGTTGGTCAATTCGCgtgtttttttctccaattgaGAAATCTCCGTAAACTTTTTACTTTCGCAAGTGTGACGACCGTTCGAAtccgcacacacacacacacacacacacaccgatACGTACAGGATTATAACATTGTGTGttgtgtaggtataatatgcACGAATGTACATTAAACTGGAGGCTCGGCATTCTCAAGGCTTCCATCGGCAGCCTTTTTGTCATGCTAAACGCATATTCCATTTATTCTTTGCGAGTAGGagttaattttattgtaaacactCTGACAGTGAAATATGCGCCCCGCAGCGTTGCCAAATCTATACTTACATGCAACTTTCGTATATGTTGCATATACATACACCTGCTTATGGTTCTCACCACACGAACGAATTCGTCGAGGAGaaaggagagaagaagaagtagaaaaagaaaaagaagacgaagaagaagaagaagaagaagaagaagatacgatcttttattttatttcctcgaACCAGCTTGCGAGAATTTTATTACTCGGTAGCTgtattatatacctgtatatatttatatatatatatatatatatatatatatatatatatatatatacgcaacTCTCCGTCCTCCGAACAAGCTAGTAATCAAGATGCAAATTAACTTCGACGCGAATATAATCACACCCGATCGATGCTGGAACGGAATTCTGAGAGAAGGATGATAGAGAAGGTTTAAACTTGTGATCGAGATCGAGCGATCATCGGTTGCCACTGTAATCGTCGTATTTTTCACGCACATGCAATTATTATCCATGTTCCAGTGTCGTCGGGGCAGCGTTTTTGCGAAATGAAATTGCATTATTGATAAACGAATTATCACGTCGTTCGACTGGTTTTCTGTCATACGCAGTGGACACGTATCGCTGATGCGTGTCGTGTATCACGTATCACACGATTATCTTTGTTCGGATCAATGAATCGTCTCCCGTTTATAGAGAGAGTCTCGCTTTTCCATCGCGGACtctgtttgaaataaaaatagccAACTGCACACTGTCGGCTGTTGACGAACACGCTGGCTGCATCGGGCAAAGTGCGGAGGCAGCGTAGGCTACAAAGTACGACTTTTGTATACGTAAAAAACGAGATATTTCAACGtgttattcattattattttctttttctttcttcgtcaATCTTTTCACGTTGAATCGGTGTCGGCCGATTTATTCGTACCGTTTGCGTTTCAGATCGTCGCGTATGTACCTATACGCTGATCAATTATAGAAtatcgaatcgaatcgaatcatCTGTTAGGTGGAAAATCTTTGACGTAggtgtattaaattttcattaatatatttttatattcttaatATTGAAACACAAAATTTCTACCTCGATCGCGTATTTATATCCCAAggaattataatgaaaatacttgcatgaattttttatcaccgaagacgttaattttataaaactgaACGTACTCGACTTtgtaaaacgaagaaagaaatcaCCTGCGGCTATTAATACGCGCGTGTCGTGCAGGTGCAAATATAACTCGGTGggaaatcgatgaaaaatattcagcatTTTCGTACGTAGTACAGGTATAGTAAATTAACGTGTTCTCGATatgttgtaaaataataatcactggatttcactttttttgtttcctttttttttcgttctttctttttcacgtaACTACACATTGACCGTTCGTTCCCAATATTTTATTGCTCGATTTGGAAAATGAGAGATAACGAAAAGAGTTTACGTGTCCACACaaaaagagggaaaagaatagaagtaaaaaacaaaaaaaaaaaaaaaatacacaacgtTAACGCGACGATGTCATGCCACACAACCAGATACCAAT
It encodes the following:
- the LOC124302261 gene encoding uncharacterized protein LOC124302261, with the translated sequence MPRKENTKARTWERDRRERMNTYFKTLGDLLPPHQDGRKRNKVDILTHAAKYIKELHGRMEELFHAHASDVHKEELVRLKKLVTQLFSRTQLLSTLLKEAGISIPAEPAIEKVSAFKWVNRIGAEDIEKLFPRVEEKKRSKKKKEKIARNKVPSKRKSIVSSQSKSKIASNDNAASKNTDHKIEDQENRLNTSNKDSKRADDEVDSDAPDGGPKTNVPATTSSSQSTEANNTPPKRRNNNSGAKKVGSHKTVKRKTKTNQQNKIINQPVANITSGTLILSRGKIMPVVTPITPLASNIIVNGQSQSTNPIILSNAQPNQMIVMQHLPNPAHNSVIPVCNQTLINAVQKVTLNPVPSIQTNIIVSSQDWVSNVKSIIHATKISGRKSILPKGKEITKTTMTYKVPIPAVHKEKSDRSKDVVNRKDAEAKTKIKNAAKGAKNQQSSSKSVNVEETSKANTKNHNSTNTNKELSGSIPLKRILNTKSTNQDEPDSKKLKSVDGSDDMSQDENNMQTKNSQVNNSVSTCESIESLQHVVQKIGTEMTDGLAKDDTPTFEIHTNKSNLNTNSESPNNSSKHEYLPLSSTNENSSTLETAEPSVLSACSNSGSLTALKEADSAIIKSTDSLNAASLGEAQISTRNCPMPSLNDVIAATRFSEGMTVSTDSSATRNEKLEVSPTNVGASGSAVAISSTGCEGSERKGAEKEETVSENVKSVCNLGTRFDSLLQANVKRPDMVESIPTLEASKIILNLDTNTTTTLKPEANSIPKSINAALLNEDDNLQANKIGSFAKDEGLKSLSYSADNSFIPISRTEALHSDLSNDIFASLQVPSSSHHPESISPTAAFLMAFPLVSSLNGKTEVLEEEMKEDFKDRSQTPPMLLQIGAMEPNSFKLKTSAAIVLKEGATNAQHEVIEGEKKIVSSHVVSQQATSTMQKSMTENNKEVGNSSKITNEQPDVKESQNLGGNLETHDKRTPQSMEVELPKSMPKIIRTENVKEQYKIVQTSIPLSLTTPVEMNNTFAYTSPTSTTVSYSAASAITTCAPAQIQSSPVVHHNRSVTKNTQNIIVPVVASASSVSDSSTNLAEGINSRFQVPAESHTSIPVSRSKYDLRPQYTATQNFIPNYTNLSRNMELPQYTPPTFTSSVHKTPQNSLGNVCGITNVSQTLTQCHVMPKNHTSSQNLHINYPVHNKESHVATSTDQTQNLSDSLRSKQQNQDHRHETYHTKKVETENFGQNFSFTKDNNVVNPQNQTVQGNSNAVMFQDKHSTTQTYMPYSKDSKKITGSMVPTVSSGKLILENTVHYPQNSMVVASNYEQSTVTDNNMKSTTTVAHNSSNFSILSWTTFSPAGGNNNTMHYEQGQVPADTTENKTICENFGYVPLHKENVGFTNMLPEFSNDAGLNVNKLGNKPMVQAQKQPFIDQPKSQNIQTTLALQKQNQNPSADYKFSNENKTKAKYTIENNSMQSIYANMEQQAKHQTIPNKQEKSNYPMPSYNPQVLFNVPDTMPQVKYSTENYTGANFKYTEKPQQNQKYQPAGQSHAVPAPLEQTNSIYKQSQNGNKSKAQQIRPPVNWMMTPEIKHNTNISDIILPPIGKELEYCQNNLFAQNTSYNQGATNQFYNNYDVTHSFPNIPVLQNEPRKVDTFYSEDQPFSWSPNKNTHVPEQTQTVKPIDQHIVPSTLPTLVGDLALGTNIPEKQNFLFGQMPARLPTEHNKDLLKEKESNATREFHTILNPQNGQQVPQGTFLSVSQLVEHEKAEKSQQARKHQRKSTSPRGNGKRQLDIRKQGPSDQLHHEDPKSSVQTFSEQNYQQKYHQNDAHWRNRNCKSNYTAEALIGTNTNVQDDNQQDKHASIKFTPNYAQNKFSGALPTDTMMPINYFSNADDGSNYGQTNQNFNSYAYSSNANIYPTTNFITSISNTPSSYMMPLHENSDYLEPNSFLLPNASASNTLKSQHYTSKHQNCDKRSYSTPKRSKRKPEITQNIEFPMPGINSPLEDYHPSFLSHANLYQNPPQANIYPKAVNTNLPGLPMPGNQNAIGSGELPMNSNTARGTTSNSPMVMAHPSGTSLTNFNLSTIFPEINDKVQVAGYKPPNSMLPGLTQPTGHTSNYTQRSNYSNSLGHVPQVSESAQFPNNMTPSSSVHYKN